ACTGAGAGGGTGTCTGACAGGCTGAGCACGGGTTCTGGCCCACTGTTGGCTGACCTGGGACCTGGCCCCTGCAGGTTCCTGCACTCTGGTTTTCTGCCTATGGGATTTGTTTTCCCACCAGAATCACACAGATGGGGTAAAGAAAGACTCTTTGGTAGAGTCTATTTAGGGAGTGGGGCAGCCAGAATTGGTAACTGGAACAAAGTGTGATGGGGAAGGAAGTGCTTGAGGACCGTGGGAGGACAGAGACAGAGCGCGGAACCCTGATCCTCTGTGGTCAGGGCAGGCCTGCACAGGAAGGGACGTGTCTGGGACGCCAGACGGTCAGAAGCCTGGCCGGTTGGAGCAGGCGTGGTGGAGAGAGGGTTGCGGGGAAGTGTTCTCGATGTGTGAGGTTGGATGTGAGGTGGCGGGTGGCCTTCAGGGATGAGAGAAACGGAGAGGCTGGCCTGGGGGCCCACAGAGGGGCGGGGCGGAACTGGGCCGGCGGTGCTGCTGCCTCTGTGGCCCCAAGAAGTCCAGTTAGGGCGGGGGTGTGGCTGAACAGGAGAGCAGCTTATTCCCAGGTAATGGTGCAGCGCAGGGCATCTGGGGGCAGCACAGGCAGGTCCGCCGAGCAGAGGGCTGTGGCTGAGCCCCTGAGAGGGCCGCTGTGCGCTGGAGCCCACGGGAGCCCCTGAGTAGGCGGCCGGCTGCTGCAAGGTCAGTGGTAGGAagggcttttttttcttaaattgagaaCATTCATGTTTCTGAAAAGTGAGGCTGGACAGCAAACTGGAGGTGGTAGGAGAGGGGAAAGCTCAGGGCGGCTATTAGCTCATCTCCGTGCTGACGAGGAAAGTCCGAGGTAGCAGAATGCTTTTGATCTGCCCACAGAGTACGTTCTTCTGAACGACACCCAGGAGAGGCCTTTTCAGTGGAAAATGTGAATTGTTGCTTTCAGGGGGATGTGAGACTTGCCACTGCGTCACCTGGGACGGACGGGCTGGCTCCCGAAGCAGAGGCCCTGTTGGTGGGCAGGAGATGGTTCCTCGTGCCTGGGGGCCCCGCGCCTGAGTTTCCCAGGCTCGAGTCGGGTGCTTGCCGGGGGCCGAAGGGTCTCCAGCAAGCCGGGCGCGTGGCTCGTCCGTGGTAGCTGGCCCCACACACCGGGGCGAGATGCTTTGCATGGTGTGGGAGCGGAGGAAAGCACAGGAGCACTTCGTGCCGGGGCAGCAGAGAACAGCTCGTGGAAAAAAGTGCCCTGCAAGTTGGCTTTCGTAACTGGTCAATGGGAGTGAGGAGGAGGGCGCATGAGCAGGGCACGGAGGCAGGAAATGTGACCGTGTTTCACTCCTCTGATCATGGTGTTTCAGCAGCTGTGGCCAGATTTCATCATCACGCTACCGTTAGGATTTTTGCCACGTCCGAGTACCACCTGTTTATTAatacaaattttttctttaaattgcttTCTTCCtcatcgttttttgtttttttggtcacgccacgtagcttgagggatcttaattccctgaccagggactgaacccgggccacggcagtgaaagctcagagtcctgaccactggagtgccagggaattccctaaattgcttttttttcttttctttaacttaAGCAACTTTAGTTGTAAAGGAAGATTAGATCCTGCCTGTGATTCACGTATTAGTATTTCTGTCCGGGTCTTTGTCATTAGCTTTTCTGGGCCTCCTCAGCAGACGCCGTGCCTGTGTCACAGCTGCCGACTTTACGTGGCTGCAACCGCCATTGCCACCAGTGTGATCgtttagttttttaaactttcataatATTTAGCTATACAAGGAGCTTACAAGTACCTTTCTAAGAAGCCAAACAGATAAAGTTCAAGTGCCCTGGGATGACCTCCTCATTTTTGTTCCCTTCCTAGCAATGGCCTTGTTCATCAGTTTTGTGGGTAACCTTCCTGGCCTTTTTCCTGCATattgttttgttggttttattattgtttttaacataatgttatatattGTCTGTTTTCCCgctatttttttcttacagtgaTTTTTCTAAGGCACAAatcttttgaaattaattattttaatgagtGAAAACAGTAATACATACGTTTGGTTTAAAAAAGTCTCACAGTACAACAGGGTGATTCCAGGACCCAAGGCTGACCATGTCTCTCCTGTGCTTCCAGCTCTGAGAGGCTCCCATGTCCCACAGGAGGAAAGGCACACGCCCCCTAGCCCGTGGGGCCCTGGGCCATCTGCttcctgctgctgccgccacagCCTTCCCAGCCGTCCTTCTTTCCCCTGCCAGTCTGCTGTCCATCTACCCCAGCCCCTTGCGGTGCTCCCCGGGCTCTGTCCGTACCCCCTCCTCTGACAGGCTGGTGGCCCTGGAGAGGGTGCTGCTGCCTTGTGCGTCACCAGGGGCAGCACGAGGTGGCTGGCATACAGGTCAGGGGCTGTGGCCGTGCTGTCAGGGCTCCCCGCTGCTCGCTGTGCCTGGCGGTGTAACGCTGGGTGAGTGAGCCCCCCTCTGCAGGCAGGATGGGTTCATTACTGCGTGAAAAGTGCTCAGATCAGGGCCTTCCCCGGGGTGGGTGCTCCGTGTGAGCTGCTGTTCTTACCCTGTCGTCGTTATTCTTCACTGTTGCAGCCCCGGGCCAGCACAGGTGTGCCAGTGTTCCATGTGTGTTTGGATGTCGAATAAAGGGAGGAAGGATAGAGGTGGACCTGACGCGTGCATGAGGACAGGCAGGGGCAGAGGCTCTACGGAGGAGTCAGGCTGTGATACCCACTGCACTGAGGTGCTGAGTGGGGACAGTGACAGGGCGGCAGGGaactggggctggggaggaggccgAGGGCTGCCAGCCAAGACAGGAAGACCTCAGCAGGCTCAGATGCCATTTCCCAGGCGTTTGTACTTCACAGCGCTGTCTCTTTGCTCCAGGAAGAAAGAAGCCACAGGCGTTGGCGCTCACCCAACAGGACCAGGGCCTCCACCCATTTCTGGCTTTGCTGTCCCGTGTTCAGGGTGACAGCGGGGTCGAAACAAGCTGCACTTTTTTTGATGGAGCACCCTCCCCCTTTTTTGCTTTTGCCTGTTTATTTCCAGGCACTGCTACCGTAGAGAAGTTGGAGGACTTCATCAACAACATTAACAGTGTCTTGGAGTCTTTGTATATCGAGATAAAGAAAGGCGTCACGGAAGATGACGGGAGACCCATTTATGCGCTGGTGAGTGCAGACAGAGCCCCCTGGTGGATGTGTGAGGGACCGCGGTGGAGACAGCCCCGTGCCCTCCTTACTGGGGCGAATGCAGGTGCACCCGCCTCACCAAGGGCTTGGAGGGAGAAAGGGATAAGATGCCTTTTCATTTAGAACAAGACATAGAAGCTGGGAAAAGCAACAACGTGCATGGCCGCTAAGGACTGAGACATATTTGGGGCCTCCTGTTGTTTTCAGGTTTTCCCTCCCAGCTAGGGGAGGAGGTGAAATACAAACCCCCATCCTTGGCTCGGGAACCACCTTAGGCTGTCAAGGGAGATCAGGCTCCTACCCACCGGGCCCACACAGAAAGGGGCTCTAGCCCAGGGTTTCCCAAACGTTGTCCATGGAAGAAAGGGTTATAGAATCAAATAACATGGAAATGCTGGGTCAAATTGGTAAATCAGATTTATTTACTGCCAGACTTCCCAGTGCCTTTTGCATTTGAAGCTCCATTAGCATGCAGACAAGTTTCCTGAATTTATCTGAGTTTGGAAGATATCGCACGATCTTGGGAATTCTAAAATCTCTGAAAATTAGACATACTGACTGAGCTATAGGTTTAAGCCTGTAACATAAGACCGGTTACAAATTTATCCCTGTGGCCCACAGTACCGGGACACAGGTGCTCCGTGACTggcaaggcagggagggaggcagggagggagagagcgccAACAAGTGAATTAACTGACAAGTGAAGGgcacagcctgaccctcacgctgACTTATTTTTTAGGTGAATCTTGCAACAACTTCAATTTCTAAAATGGCCTCAGATTTTGCAGAGAATGAGCTGGATCTGTTTAGAAAGGCTGTAAGTACAGTAACTCCCATTGCCCAGCAGCTGGGCTTCTTATAGGAATACCTGTCTTTCACTGGAAATGGAAACTGCAATCTTAGAGGGTCACCACTGCTGCCCGAGAAAGCCCTTTGCAGGGGGATGTCACCAAGCGCCTTGCCCAGAATTCACAGCTGCCAGGTGATTGCTGGGGAGGTTGCCACGGCTGCCTAGGAAATAAAGGCTGGTCCGGGTTTGACCCCAGCTGGTTGAGCAACAGTGGGCCTCCTGGGTGTGTGATGCAGGTGAGCAGGTGTCACTGCCTGGTACTGTGGCAGCATCGCCCGGGAGCTTTTGCTAGAAAGGCCgaatcccagcccccacccaggcTGCTGAATGTGACCCTGCATTCTAAGAAGGTGCCCCCGACCCGTTTGCATAGGCGCATTTGTGAAGCGCTGCTCTGCCTGCCTGGCTTTGGAGCTGTTCCCTCAGCCACCTTGTCACGCACCTGGCTGAGCACCCGGTcaagacagtggttctcagctctGGATGCAACGTAATAACTGGGGAGGTAAAAACAACGCAGACGTTCTGGCCTCAGGTCTGTCGAGTCCAAGTCTCTGAGGACTGACCGAGTCCTAGAATCATTCCTTCCTAAGCCTCCCCTGGGGACGATcagcagccagggttgagaactggGCTCTAAGATGCCAGACACACCTGTGTGTGCAGGAAAGCTGTCTTCCCAGTGGCTGTGCCCTGCTGTGGGCAGAAGTGTTAGGGCAGTTGGCCGGCCGGCCGGCCTCTCGCGGCCCTGGGTCCACAGTGCCTCTGCAGCTCCCGAGCGTGCTCTCGCAGCCCACCCTGCTCTCCTGCCCTTCCCGACTCCAGCCTGCCACTCAGACCAGCCCTGATGGCCTGCCCACCTTTGAGTAGGAGGGGTGCTGCCCcgtttccttattcattcattcctcagctTCTCCATCTTCAGGGAGGTGAAGTGACCCTTCTTGATTTGGGGGGGCATTAAGGTCATTGATTTGGGATGGTGTTACAGGAGAGACTTTTGGGTCAAAACTGTTTATGGCTTTGGATGCATATTATTAAGTTATTTTCCTGAAGAGTCCTACAGTTCTGTCTGTGATAGGAATAGTATAACTGCACCCCTGCCAGAATTGGTATTATTGCTTGAAAGTTGTTTTTGCCAGTTTAATAGATGAATGTGGTATCTGTTTCTTCCAGTTGGAACTGATTATTGACTCAGAAACTGGCTTTGCAtcttccacaaatattttgaaCCTGGTTGATCAGCTTAAGGGCaagaagatgaggaagaaggaagCCGAGCATGTGCTGCAGAAGTTCGTACAAAACAAATGGCTGATTGAGGTACTTCGTGCCGTGGATTTTCCAGCTTGGCTCACTTTTTAGAATGAATCACAGTTTTTCCTCCAAAACCATATTGTATCTAACGGACGTCTGTTGAGCCAGGCCCGTTTGGGTTCCTTCTCTGCTTTGAGGCCCACAGTGACCCTGCGAGGAGGACTGGAACCTCCTGTTCACTCACGTGACCCGGGGGAGCCCCAGCTGGAAGCGGCAGAGCCGTGGGCCCCAGACTCTGCTCCCAGGCAGGCCACGTAGTGTGGCGCGCAGGAGCACGGCGCTGGCGTCAGCCCTGGGCCTGAACCCTGGCGCGGGTGCCCCCGTGTTCCTGTGGGGGTGGCGTGCGCCCCTGGGGGCGGGGCGAGCCGCCGTGTTGGGTGCCAGTGTTGGGCCCTCCCGGGAATCGCCGTCCCCGTCCTGGTTATCGTTGCCAGCGTCATGTTACCCAGGGCCAGCGCTGTGGGGTTCTTTCAGTTAGATGGTGGCCCTTAAACAGCAAAGGGGACGTGTAGATAAGCGTTTGGAGAGGAGCTGTAGGAATCTGAGAGGTTCAAGTTTCTCGATGCCCCGTGTCTAATTCTGTTGGCTGGAGCAGTCAGATGTTTCAGTTCTTTTTCCACAAACACACCACCATTTCCAAGAAATGCGAGTCAGACAGGCTCAGCGCTGCCTCGTGCACCACAGTCCTGCCCCTCGGGGGCCTGTGTCTGGGCAGGACGTGCCAAGACAGTCCCTCAACTTCCTCATTTGGTGGGAGGCCGCTGCTGTGGTGACACGATGCTTCACTTCCTTTTGGGGTGGAGCTCACCTCTGGAGTCCTGGCGACAGTGTTCTGACTTACTGATCTCAGAGGGTGGGCGGGCCCTGGTAGCCTGACCAGAAACGTTCAGTGCCTGAGGTACTTGCCTGATGGGAGGAAATGTCTGAAGAGGCCACAGCCGCGAGGGCGGGGCGAGGGGGAGCTGCCAGCATCTCTGGGCGTGTCTGCGCAGCACGTGCTTGGGTCCTCGCAGCCGCCCTGTGAGGGCGGGGAGCCCCTTAGCTCTGTTTTGTAGCTAAACCCACTGCAGCTCTGTGATCAGGGTGAAGTCCCACACCcggcaagtggcagagccacgTTCAGGCCCCAGCTTGGGTGACTGCAGGTCCCCATCAATTGCTTTGTCACAGTTCTTCCTCTCTGGGGTGGATCTGGTGATATGGAATGTTCTCGGGCAGCGCGGGTCATAACTGACCATGCTGTGTCCTCGGGCCAGGCTTTCTAAGGCTGGGGACTGTGACCTCATCGTTGTACTTCATCACTCCTGGAGGTACTACTTCCTGAACGGCGACCGGCTGGGTAGATGAAGTTCCAGGGGAACAGCATTTATCTAAAACTTACCCCCAAAATAATACAAGAAATCGTCGTAGATTAGGAAATAGCAGTATTCATACGGGACTGTGTGGGTACGAACACCCGTCGTATCCCCCGAAGCTCGCCCTCTGCTGCCCAGGCGCAGCCTCTGTGCCCGGCTCTGGGCCGCAGGGTGGTCATGTGTGTCTCGCACATGCAGGTGCTGTCCCACCACGGTGCAGGGCTGTGCGCCCGACTTTACCGGCACTGATGCTTTGCTGCCCAGAGCAGGGACGACAGAAGGAAAGGACGCCTCTGGGGTCCGCTGGACTTGCCTTGGGCCCTGCCTCCTGTGCTCTCTGCTTCTTCCTCAGTGAAGTGGAGGTGCTGGTGCGTCCTTCCAGGGCTGAGGGTTCCCTGAGCGCTGGCCTCCGCAGCCCCGACGGCCTCCGGGGACCCCCTGTGCTGACTGACCCCTCCGGCCTCGTGTGGACAAAGGAACAGAcccgggaggagggggagggcatGGTGGTGAGACACCCCAGGGTCCTCCTCTGGCCTTGCCAGTACCTCTGGCAGTGGCCTCTcgcctctgagcctgtttcccgtCTGAAGGATGAGCACGGTGGTGGCACGCAGGTGTTTGTGTAGCGAGGGCGGAGTGCTTTCTGAAGTGGTCGGCATGGGTGTGGTGGTGAGTTCTGTGGCACTTTTCGAGGAACAGCTGAGGGGCTGCGAGGTGAGTGCTggccagttccccgaccagtctTCCTGGGGCAGCACCTTGACCGGAGGGACCATGTCTGAGTCTTATCCTCAGCCTCTCAGAAACGGGACTTTCCTCAGAAGCCACGCTGTGGGGGAATGTCACCTGGCGGCACTTTGTTACGAAAGTACCTGGAGAGCCCTGCCCGGTACCCTGCGCCCGGTACCCTGCGCAAGGCTCCGTCCGCCCTGGCCTTGCACAGGGTACGGAGGTGCTGAGGCACCTGTGCAGCCCCTCAGGGGGCCGCGGAGTAGGGGGTGGTCAGGGTCAGCAGGCGAGCCCCAAGATATGGAGGAGGCCTCAGAGAAAGCACTGATCCTTGGAGCTTGGGTGTCTGCTGGCAGCTGCATCTCTGCACACCCTAGGGACCAGTCCCCACTGCAGGATCCCAGCTCAAAGGATGGCTGTGAGGCCTGGGAGATAACCTGGGTTTGGGTCTTCCTTGGAAATCCAGGGCAGGCCGCCTGTCCCGGTGACGGGGCCCTGAGGATGAGTGGGGTCATGAACAGTAAGCACCGGGCAGTCTCAGGCAGCTAGAAGACGTTTAGTAACTGCAGCTCGAGCCTGACTCTGAACTTGAACTTGCTCACCCCAGCCTCGGGCTTGCATTGGGATCGATGCAAGGGTCGATGCAACTCTTCCCTTAGACGTTTATCACAGCACTGTCAAGCGCTGGGCCTCGCATCacgtgctggggacacagagtgAGCAAAACTGGGCCGGCCCACGGTCTGGGGAGGGAGCCGGAGGTCAGCCCCGCATCTCGCTGAAGTAGTTTTACAGATAGAGAGGAAACAGGGTTTTATGACAGCGCTAACAGAGGAACCTTCCCTCTGCAGAGGAAGTGACACTCAGCTGAAGGCTGGATAGAAGGCAcctggactgggggtggggaccaTGGTCCAGGGCAGAAGGAGCAGCCTGTGCCCGAGTGGGCATGGTGGGCGCAAGGAGCTGCGGCTGGGCGCTCTGGAAGAGGGGACAAGGTGCGCCTGGAGGTGGGCAGTAAGGGGTTTGGTTCTTCAGCCTAAGAACGGCGGAGCATCACAGGGCTGGGCCTCGCAGAGCTCAGGTCGCTGGACAGGGTTGCAGAGGGGCAAGGGTGGGCCCAGAGGGCGGTTAGGAGGGGGAGGGTGGCCGTGGACATGGAGCATTGTTACGGACTGGGGAGCTTTTGAGAAGGTAGCAGCCACAGGACCCAGGGCAGCCTGGGAGGCCCGCCCTCCCGTGCCCAGCACCTGAGGGGCACGGAGCTCCTGTCCACTTCCTGGCTGGCCCGACAGCCTGCGGCACGGGACACCAGCGCCTCGTGCCGGGCCCCCGTCCACTTGTTTGAGTCCCCGGGCTGCGTCCTGCCTGCCCGCCCTGCTTTCCACAGTCAGCGCTCCTGCTCTCTGACTGCGCCCATTTGCCGTGTCTCCCTCTGGGTGGTGGCCCACCTGCCACTGGAGGCCCAGAGTGAATGCACTTCCTGGCTGGCTTacggtggggagggggtgtgaagTGGGCCCCGCTCATTGCAGGCGTCAGGTGGAGAAGAGCGGAGACACGAAGGAGTGCTGGGCTGACCCAGCAGCCGCAGGTTTCGGTAGTGGCTTCTCCTGAAGCCTGCAACGTCGGCCTGCCCACCGGCCCCACCGGCCCTCCAGCGCCCTTTGCCCAGGAGCCCTACCGGCAGCTCCTCCTCCCCCAGCGCGGACAGCGGAGGGGAACGAACACGGTTAAGAGGTTCATCTCCTGCTTCACTAGTCGGCTTTCATGAATAAACGTCCGTGGGCCTCTGTgacccctgcctctgccctgtgAGCTGGCCGTAGGGTAGTTACCGCAGCCAGGTTTTCTGTACGTCCTGGCTTTCCACCGTGTCTGGTTGGGGGAACCGGGAGGCCCCACCAGCCATGCCACCCAGCCACGCCGGGGGCCTCCCTGGACCGTCTCCAGCGTTGCCCGTAAAGTGGCGCGGCTGGAAGTGATCACGGATGGTCCCCTCGGAGGCTccaggcagcagggctgggggcacCTGCTGTGCTgctccctgggggtggggctggggggctctggggaggagaggaagaagtggGCGCTTGGGTAGGGGGTGGAGTTCATGCTGTGGGATCACTGCCTCCCTTTCCCGGCCTCTGTCCTCATCTGGGGGGGCTGGGCAGGCCTCACACGTGGGGCTGCCGTGCAAGATCCGTGATTCCCGTCTGTGAAGGCACAAGGAAGGCGCCAAGAAGATGCGGGGGCGGGGGTCCTTGCCTCGGTTTCCTTTTAGGTCTTACCTAAGTTTTCCCCACTAGAGGTTCTGCAAGAGGCCGGCGTGGATGCCTGTTGACTGGGGTTGGTGAAAGCGTGTGCGGCGAGGGGCATGTGGACCTCTCCCCGTTTCTGGGCCTCGGGCCATGGGAGCAGAGATACAGGGTGGGAAGAGGGCCAGGTGTGCCAGTTTCATAAAAGATGCGTCTTCCTGTTGTGTCCCTGCAGAAGGAAGGGGAGTTCACCCTGCACGGCCGGGCCATCCTGGAGATGGAGCAGTACATCCGGGAGACGTACCCCGACGCCGTGAAGGTCTGCACCATCTGTCACAGCCTCCTCATCCAGGTACCGCAGGGCCGGGGACGGGTACTTTCTAGAACTCTCTCTCTGGGCCCCAGGCCTTCCTCCAGCGTGAGCAGAAGATGGGCGTCTCCGCAGAAGTGTCTGAGGATGAGCACACGAAGGCCCGCCTCTCCTCCCTGGTCCCTCTGTTCTCGTCCCAGGgctctttctacttttttccaGATAAGGCTCTCAGAGGTCTTCTGTGTGGTCCATATTATCTCAACAGCTGTGTGGTGAACACCTTTCTGTCTCAACCATGGTTTCCCTGTCATCTGTTTTCCCCTGTGTACTTTGTAGGGCTGCAGAGCAGAGCAGCTGGACCGGTGCtggatgtttgtttcctttttatctttttgcgaTCGTCACCTACACCGGGATAGGCCTCTTTGCACGTCCATCCTTGGGCACCTGGTTGTTTTCTTGGGTTGAATTACTAGGAGTGGAGTTTCTGGAACAGAGTGCACACACGACTGTTGAAAGCTTTGCTCCACGTTGCTAAAGTGCCTTCTGCAAAGCGGCCGTCCTCACGCCCACTGCAGGACCCACACGTGCTGGGAGCCTGGGACTAGCCTTGCTGCTCCAAGGGCCTGGCCTGCCGCCCTCGCTGCCGCGCTCCGGCCTTTGGAGCCTTGAGCTTCCTCCCCGTGTGCTCATTCGTCAGATTCTTTACTAAAACTCACTGCACTAAGTTAGACTTACGGGTTGTTCTTATTATTAATCTGGGGCCTAGAAGACAaaaatactgagcctgcgggaCGTTTTCCTTGCAGTTTCCTGAAGGTTTATGAACACGGCGGGCTCCACGGCCATCACCTTTCTCATTTCAGGGTCAAAGCTGCGAGACCTGTGGAATCAGGATGCACTTGCCTTGTGTGGCCAAGTACTTCCAGTCCCATTCGGAGCCGCGCTGCCCCCATTGTAACGACTACTGGCCCCACGAGATACCAGGTTCGTGTCCCTAAGCCGCTGTCTCCTCCTGGCCTCTGGGCGGCTGGGCTGGCAGGGCTGCGAGCGTGCCCGAGTTGTGGTGCGTGGCCCTGAGGGGCCacggggggcagggaggcagggtgcGCCAACAGAGCTGCCACGTGTGCGCAGGACCCGAGCTGCACACGCTGAAGCAGCTTCTGCTGTAAGCTGAGGCCAGCTTTTGCTTGCCCTGTTCCACAGGGCTCCCTAGACCCTGGTAGACATCCTGAGGCATGTGAGGGTCTGGTGTAGACGAGGCTCTCTCCCCGGCAGCTGTCTCGGGAGGGGAGGTATAAGCGGTGTCCCCAGCTCCCTCTGTTTATCTGTCAACTGGGACTAATTCTGCCTTCCTGGAGAGTAGAATGTCCCATAGGACAGAGTCCTTGGCACACAGCCGTGGCTGTGGATGGCAGCCGGCCACACCGTTCACAGTATTTTCTGGCTTTTCTGCATACAGAAGTCTTTGACCCcgagaaggagagggaggccaGCATCTCCAAATCGAACAAAAGGTCCTTGCGATCCAGGCAGCACTAGCCGGCCACCGCCTTCAGGGGAGTGACCGGCACGCCCCGTTTGGAAGAGAGGCATCAGTTTCGTGTTTCCCGTGATTCACCTCCTTTATCTTTTACGTTCACTTGTTAACAGGTTTGGAATAAACTTACTAAGCAGCCACCTCGGCCTCATCTGTGGTTGGGTGCCCCTCTTTCCTGGAGCTCACTGAGAGTTGGGAGCCCCCCGGCTTGGGCTCCGGAGTGAGGCTGGCAGAGCTCCTCCTGCCCAGCACCGTCCGAGGCCACTTGCTCAGGGCGGCTTTGCCTTCGGTCCCCAGCTGTGGTCACCCATCCCACCCACACTGGCCGGCCCGACTTGGGCTT
This genomic stretch from Globicephala melas chromosome 15, mGloMel1.2, whole genome shotgun sequence harbors:
- the NSMCE1 gene encoding non-structural maintenance of chromosomes element 1 homolog yields the protein MQGSTRRMGVMTDVHRRFLQLLMTHGVLEEWDVQRLQKHCYKVHDRTATVEKLEDFINNINSVLESLYIEIKKGVTEDDGRPIYALVNLATTSISKMASDFAENELDLFRKALELIIDSETGFASSTNILNLVDQLKGKKMRKKEAEHVLQKFVQNKWLIEKEGEFTLHGRAILEMEQYIRETYPDAVKVCTICHSLLIQGQSCETCGIRMHLPCVAKYFQSHSEPRCPHCNDYWPHEIPEVFDPEKEREASISKSNKRSLRSRQH